A genome region from Macrotis lagotis isolate mMagLag1 chromosome 4, bilby.v1.9.chrom.fasta, whole genome shotgun sequence includes the following:
- the ASB7 gene encoding ankyrin repeat and SOCS box protein 7 isoform X1, which translates to MLHHHCRRNPELQEELQIQAAVAAGDVHTVRKMLEQGYSPNGRDANGWTLLHFSAARGKERCVRVFLEHGADPTVKDLIGGFTALHYAAMHGRARIARLMLESEYRSDIINAKSNDGWTPLHVAAHYGRDSFVRLLLEFKAEVDPLSDKGTTPLQLAIIRERSSCVKILLDHNANIDIQNGFLLRYAVIKSNHSYCRMFLQRGADTNLGRLEDGQTPLHLSALRDDVLCARMLYNYGAETNTRNYEGQTPLAVSISISGNSRPCLDFLQEVTRQPRNLQDLCRIKIRQCIGLQNLKLLDELPIAKVMKDYLKHKFDDI; encoded by the exons ATGTTACATCACCACTGTCGAAGGAACCCTGAACTACAGGAAGAATTACAGATTCAAGCAGCAGTGGCTGCTGGGGATGTTCACACAGTACGAAAGATGTTAGAACAGGGCTATTCTCCAAATGGCAGAGATGCTAATGGGTGGACCCTGCTTCATTTCTCTGCagcaagaggaaaggaaagatgtGTACGAGTATTTCTTGAACATGGAG CTGATCCCACAGTTAAGGACTTAATTGGAGGCTTCACTGCTCTTCATTATGCAGCCATGCATGGTCGAGCCCGGATTGCACGCTTGATGTTAGAATCTGAATACAGAAGTGACATTATCAATGCAAAAAGCAATGATGGTTGGACTCCCCTCCATGTAGCTGCTCACTATGGTAGGGACTCATTTGTCAGACTCCTGCTAGAGTTCAAGGCTGAGGTCGATCCACTGAGTGATAAAGGTACAACACCGCTCCAGTTAGCTATTATCCGAGAGAGGTCAAGCTGTGTGAAAATCCTTCTGGATCACAATGCCAATATCGACATTCAAAATGGTTTCCTGTTACGATATGCTGTGATCAAAAGCAATCACTCATATTGCCGAATGTTTCTTCAGAGAGGGGCAGACACAAACTTGGGTCGCTTAGAAGATGGACAGACACCATTACACTTGTCTGCACTTAGGGATGATGTGCTTTGTGCCCGAATGTTATATAATTATGGAGCGGAAACTAATACAAGGAACTATGAAGGACAGACCCCATTGGCTGTTTCAATAAGTATTTCTGGAAATAGTCGACCCTGTTTGGATTTCTTACAAGAAGTAACAa GACAGCCCAGAAACTTACAGGACCTGTGCCGAATTAAAATTCGCCAATGTATAGGCCTTCAAAACCTAAAACTACTTGATGAACTACCAATTGCCAAGGTCATGAAAGACTACTTAAAACACAAATTTGATGATATCTGA
- the ASB7 gene encoding ankyrin repeat and SOCS box protein 7 isoform X2 — protein MLHHHCRRNPELQEELQIQAAVAAGDVHTVRKMLEQGYSPNGRDANGWTLLHFSAARGKERCVRVFLEHGADPTVKDLIGGFTALHYAAMHGRARIARLMLESEYRSDIINAKSNDGWTPLHVAAHYGRDSFVRLLLEFKAEVDPLSDKGTTPLQLAIIRERSSCVKILLDHNANIDIQNGFLLRYAVIKSNHSYCRMFLQRGADTNLGRLEDGQTPLHLSALRDDVLCARMLYNYGAETNTRNYEGQTPLAVSISISGNSRPCLDFLQEVTSKWYPSWLSSLSIKDSPETYRTCAELKFANV, from the exons ATGTTACATCACCACTGTCGAAGGAACCCTGAACTACAGGAAGAATTACAGATTCAAGCAGCAGTGGCTGCTGGGGATGTTCACACAGTACGAAAGATGTTAGAACAGGGCTATTCTCCAAATGGCAGAGATGCTAATGGGTGGACCCTGCTTCATTTCTCTGCagcaagaggaaaggaaagatgtGTACGAGTATTTCTTGAACATGGAG CTGATCCCACAGTTAAGGACTTAATTGGAGGCTTCACTGCTCTTCATTATGCAGCCATGCATGGTCGAGCCCGGATTGCACGCTTGATGTTAGAATCTGAATACAGAAGTGACATTATCAATGCAAAAAGCAATGATGGTTGGACTCCCCTCCATGTAGCTGCTCACTATGGTAGGGACTCATTTGTCAGACTCCTGCTAGAGTTCAAGGCTGAGGTCGATCCACTGAGTGATAAAGGTACAACACCGCTCCAGTTAGCTATTATCCGAGAGAGGTCAAGCTGTGTGAAAATCCTTCTGGATCACAATGCCAATATCGACATTCAAAATGGTTTCCTGTTACGATATGCTGTGATCAAAAGCAATCACTCATATTGCCGAATGTTTCTTCAGAGAGGGGCAGACACAAACTTGGGTCGCTTAGAAGATGGACAGACACCATTACACTTGTCTGCACTTAGGGATGATGTGCTTTGTGCCCGAATGTTATATAATTATGGAGCGGAAACTAATACAAGGAACTATGAAGGACAGACCCCATTGGCTGTTTCAATAAGTATTTCTGGAAATAGTCGACCCTGTTTGGATTTCTTACAAGAAGTAACAa GCAAGTGGTATCCATCTTggctttcttccctttctataaAG GACAGCCCAGAAACTTACAGGACCTGTGCCGAATTAAAATTCGCCAATGTATAG